In Nocardia yunnanensis, one DNA window encodes the following:
- a CDS encoding nitroreductase/quinone reductase family protein, whose amino-acid sequence MSSEQFPERIWGSRTNFLSRVASPFAATKLGSLVIRKLTPLDRKVLERTDGKYTVLGPIGAPVILVTTIGRKSGQPRTTPLLYVHDGDTLYVIGSNFGQAHHPAWTANLLANPAAEVAIAGQRIPVTATLVTDEEHKQAIFQRFEQTTEAYTAYRNRTARDLRIFALTR is encoded by the coding sequence ATGAGCAGTGAGCAGTTCCCAGAACGGATCTGGGGTTCCCGCACCAACTTCCTGTCGCGAGTGGCCAGCCCGTTCGCCGCCACCAAGCTCGGCTCGCTGGTCATTCGCAAGCTGACCCCGCTCGACCGCAAGGTGCTCGAGCGCACCGACGGCAAATACACGGTGCTCGGCCCGATCGGGGCGCCGGTCATCCTGGTCACCACCATCGGGCGCAAATCCGGGCAGCCGCGCACCACCCCGCTGCTGTACGTCCACGACGGGGACACGCTGTACGTGATCGGCTCCAATTTCGGCCAGGCCCATCACCCCGCCTGGACCGCGAACCTGCTCGCCAACCCGGCCGCCGAGGTCGCCATTGCCGGACAGCGGATTCCGGTCACTGCGACCTTGGTCACCGACGAGGAACACAAGCAGGCGATCTTCCAGCGGTTCGAGCAGACCACCGAGGCGTACACCGCCTACCGCAACCGCACCGCCCGTGACTTGCGGATATTCGCCCTGACAAGATAG
- a CDS encoding DUF6474 family protein: MGLFGKRKKRVSRRAEAKALKHKAGMEAKLGARNERKRNRIEARTHKQVAKAEIAKLQAEEKAANKLAARAERDPFSAASVRKYLSVARLLLPVLAPLAYRGATFVRAQLDTRRAQQLGVGLDQLGEFSGPGAKLQARITGVESTLSDIESKHADPETKKFVTASRDRLDSLSAAVRTAAQMPVQRRRAVHASISNELSGLEADVLARLGVN, translated from the coding sequence ATGGGGTTGTTCGGCAAGCGCAAGAAGCGGGTCAGCCGCCGAGCCGAGGCGAAAGCCCTCAAGCACAAGGCCGGTATGGAGGCCAAGCTCGGCGCGCGCAACGAGCGCAAGCGCAACCGGATCGAGGCGCGCACGCACAAGCAGGTCGCCAAGGCCGAGATCGCCAAGCTGCAGGCCGAGGAGAAGGCGGCCAACAAGCTCGCCGCCCGCGCCGAACGCGATCCGTTCAGCGCCGCCTCGGTGCGCAAGTACCTGAGCGTGGCCCGGCTGCTGCTGCCGGTGCTGGCGCCGCTGGCCTATCGCGGCGCGACCTTCGTGCGCGCGCAGCTCGACACCCGGCGCGCACAGCAGTTGGGCGTCGGCCTCGATCAGCTCGGCGAGTTCTCCGGTCCCGGCGCGAAACTGCAGGCCCGCATCACGGGCGTGGAGTCCACGCTGTCGGATATCGAGAGCAAGCACGCCGATCCCGAGACCAAGAAGTTCGTGACCGCGAGCCGCGACCGCCTCGACAGTCTGTCGGCGGCCGTGCGCACCGCGGCCCAGATGCCGGTGCAGCGTCGCCGCGCCGTGCACGCCTCCATCTCCAACGAGCTCTCCGGCCTCGAGGCCGACGTGCTCGCGCGTCTCGGCGTGAACTGA
- the rraA gene encoding ribonuclease E activity regulator RraA, which yields MATADLADEIGPEIRSCDTQFIQFGGHEVFSGRIVTIKTFQDNLLVKQTLGEPGEGRVLVVDGGGSVHTALVGDIIAGRGVDNGWAGVVVNGAVRDSAILRTLPIGLKALGTNPRKSTQKEGNAEKDVPVEFGGVTFVPGDMLYSDHDGVVVRSED from the coding sequence ATCGCCACTGCCGACCTAGCCGACGAGATCGGTCCCGAGATCCGCAGCTGCGACACCCAGTTCATTCAGTTCGGCGGCCACGAGGTCTTCTCCGGCCGCATCGTGACCATCAAGACCTTTCAGGACAACCTGCTGGTCAAGCAGACGCTCGGGGAGCCCGGCGAGGGGCGGGTGCTGGTCGTCGACGGCGGCGGCAGCGTGCACACCGCCCTGGTCGGCGACATCATCGCCGGTCGCGGCGTCGACAACGGCTGGGCCGGGGTCGTCGTCAACGGCGCGGTGCGCGACTCGGCGATCCTGCGCACCCTGCCCATCGGGCTCAAGGCGCTGGGCACCAACCCGCGCAAGAGCACCCAGAAGGAAGGCAACGCCGAGAAGGATGTGCCGGTCGAGTTCGGCGGGGTCACCTTCGTGCCCGGCGACATGCTCTACAGCGACCACGATGGCGTCGTCGTCCGCAGCGAAGACTGA
- a CDS encoding copper resistance CopC family protein: protein MTRTLLTGLVTGLLVAGFALLGGGVANAHSVPVSSSPANGAQLDTSPATASITFNESLQPAYPSMTVTGPDGNLWSKGQPKVDGPTISIEVGELGPVGEYTVAYRVTSADGHPVSGKRTFTLTKAGNGTPGPKADAAATSGGGSGGGVPLWVFIVGAIVLFGGGLAFALFGGRGKRRT, encoded by the coding sequence GTGACCCGCACCCTGCTGACCGGGCTGGTGACCGGTCTGCTCGTCGCCGGCTTCGCGCTGCTGGGCGGGGGTGTCGCGAACGCGCACTCGGTTCCGGTCAGCTCCAGCCCGGCCAACGGCGCGCAGCTCGACACCTCGCCGGCGACGGCCAGCATCACCTTCAACGAGAGCCTGCAGCCCGCCTACCCGTCCATGACGGTGACCGGGCCGGACGGCAATCTGTGGTCCAAGGGCCAGCCGAAGGTGGACGGGCCGACCATCAGCATCGAGGTCGGCGAGCTGGGTCCGGTCGGCGAATACACCGTCGCCTACCGGGTCACCTCCGCCGACGGGCATCCGGTCAGCGGTAAGCGCACCTTCACACTCACCAAGGCGGGCAACGGAACTCCGGGCCCGAAGGCGGATGCCGCCGCCACCTCCGGCGGCGGTTCCGGCGGCGGCGTGCCGCTGTGGGTGTTCATCGTGGGCGCGATCGTGCTGTTCGGCGGCGGCCTGGCCTTCGCCCTGTTCGGCGGACGGGGCAAGCGGCGCACGTGA
- a CDS encoding SRPBCC family protein encodes MTEVKIVADCAASAESAFAYVDDYQHLPKFINEISAFTPLTEQVEGVGATFDGTIQLGPITLHSTIEIVRHEPGYAIGVKSIKGFEIESTFLFHDRGEEACTIDAIVDYRVPGGLAGKLLGKTIEPFVKLAVKSSTHHLVTQVAEFHATRANA; translated from the coding sequence ATGACCGAAGTAAAGATCGTCGCGGACTGCGCCGCGTCGGCCGAATCGGCCTTCGCCTACGTCGACGACTACCAGCATCTGCCCAAGTTCATCAACGAGATCAGCGCGTTCACGCCGCTGACCGAGCAGGTCGAGGGCGTCGGGGCCACCTTCGACGGCACCATTCAGCTCGGCCCGATCACCCTGCACTCCACCATCGAGATCGTCCGCCACGAACCCGGATACGCCATCGGGGTGAAGTCCATCAAGGGTTTCGAGATCGAATCCACCTTCCTGTTCCACGACCGGGGCGAGGAAGCCTGCACCATCGACGCCATCGTCGACTACCGGGTCCCCGGCGGCCTCGCCGGCAAGCTGCTCGGCAAGACCATCGAACCCTTCGTGAAACTCGCCGTGAAGAGCTCCACCCACCACCTGGTCACCCAGGTCGCCGAGTTCCACGCCACCCGCGCCAACGCCTGA
- a CDS encoding cold-shock protein yields MVQGTVKWFNAEKGYGFIAREDGPDVFVHYSEIEGNGYRQLEEGQAVSFEITEGKKGPQAAAVRPH; encoded by the coding sequence ATGGTTCAGGGCACCGTCAAGTGGTTCAACGCGGAGAAGGGCTACGGCTTCATCGCCCGCGAAGACGGCCCCGACGTTTTCGTCCACTACTCGGAGATCGAGGGCAACGGCTACCGCCAGCTCGAAGAGGGCCAGGCCGTGTCGTTCGAGATCACCGAGGGCAAGAAGGGCCCGCAGGCAGCTGCGGTCCGCCCCCACTAA
- a CDS encoding copper resistance D family protein: MTGSKSPKWLLLLVIPLALDGAALAWILAAGDPVQVEAPVRVVADCAGATVLGLAALPRLSDRLAPRWRLLTVFAALWAALEFGMLALEAGEVQGIPAGQLSAAQFGDYLAHVSGGQIGIALLVGTGVVAIYSAFGFRNPDRVTPDLVLVFAAVTLTLRPITGHMSQQPLGSVLAALHALAAAVWFGVLLALALTVRTRGEWAVLLPRYSNWALPLVITVMVTGVIDGLVRIGGVTPLATTGYGRILLAKTVLVCALVALGWWWRRTWVPRAAGHRMAADDSLRRAIVEVLVMALVFGLAGTLAVTA; this comes from the coding sequence ATGACCGGCAGCAAATCTCCGAAATGGCTACTGCTGCTGGTCATCCCGCTGGCCCTGGACGGGGCCGCGCTGGCCTGGATCCTGGCTGCCGGCGACCCTGTGCAGGTCGAGGCGCCCGTCCGGGTGGTGGCGGACTGCGCGGGTGCGACCGTGCTGGGGCTGGCCGCCCTGCCGCGGCTGTCGGACCGGCTGGCCCCGCGGTGGCGGCTGCTCACCGTGTTCGCCGCGCTCTGGGCGGCCCTGGAATTCGGCATGCTGGCGCTGGAAGCCGGTGAGGTGCAAGGCATTCCGGCCGGGCAATTGAGCGCCGCGCAGTTCGGCGACTATCTGGCGCATGTGAGCGGCGGGCAGATCGGGATCGCGTTGCTGGTCGGCACCGGCGTGGTGGCGATCTACAGCGCCTTCGGTTTTCGCAATCCGGACCGGGTGACCCCGGATCTGGTGCTGGTGTTCGCCGCCGTCACGCTGACGCTGCGGCCGATCACCGGGCACATGTCGCAGCAGCCCCTCGGGTCGGTGCTGGCGGCGCTGCACGCGCTGGCGGCGGCCGTCTGGTTCGGGGTGCTGCTGGCACTGGCCCTGACGGTGCGCACCCGCGGCGAATGGGCGGTGTTGCTGCCTCGGTACTCGAATTGGGCGCTGCCGCTGGTGATCACGGTCATGGTGACCGGGGTGATCGACGGGCTGGTGCGAATCGGCGGCGTCACGCCGCTGGCGACCACCGGGTACGGGCGCATCCTGCTGGCGAAGACGGTGCTGGTGTGCGCGCTGGTCGCGCTGGGCTGGTGGTGGCGGCGGACCTGGGTGCCGCGGGCGGCCGGTCACCGCATGGCCGCGGACGATTCCCTGCGGCGCGCGATTGTGGAAGTGCTGGTGATGGCGCTAGTCTTCGGGCTGGCCGGAACGCTGGCCGTCACCGCGTAG
- a CDS encoding serine/threonine-protein kinase — protein sequence MKVEPAIDSGAVDETRTLLASALAAFTAAWEAHGTPPRLAEFLPLGPQVRRLALIELIKVDLEYRWIRYDFPKRLADYRAEFDELRSGPLPPDLAYEEFHALRRSGAAVHAVDVSGYPTEAAATAWAATEWGTAAADWADRDYRSTLIARPRAQHALEGIEVGDRLDDFDLLVELGAGAFARVFLARQRSMQRLVAVKISQNHGTESETLAQLDHEHIVRVFDQRLLAEQELKLLYMQYLPGGTLAKVLALARSREPDRRDGGLLLEAVDAAMRDKGGLVAGESPTRTAMPERSWPETVAWLGARLARALDYAANNGVLHRDIKPANVLLTADGSPKLADFNISFSLHVAGTSPLAYFGGSLAYMSPEQLAACHPQLPQSAEELDGRSDIYALGVVLWELLTGARPFDDETRAGDSESSLERMLRLRRHEIDPRHLAELPPDCPPTLRRVLLKCLAPERDDRWATGAALAQQLELCLDQRARDLVDPPAHSWRARVGPWSLVALITLASLVGDVLGMAYVNLHNHGLWALWFSPQERLRLQVVGNLLALTATPAAIVVTNYLCRRAFIVWRGLRRGRAYDTETLSRARRDTLVDGDRVALLAFCWWVLAAAVSSIALVVYTGLPPGRIVNLIATQLVSGAISVAYPFFVVTFFVVRCFYPRLLTHGETAADRDALRALSRRCTRYLAVAVAIPLIGVIASLIFLNAQEVSLVLIPLYALCVAGVLGFLADYWLFRQTEADLRAFERAVS from the coding sequence ATGAAGGTGGAGCCGGCCATCGACTCGGGCGCCGTCGACGAGACCCGCACCCTGCTGGCGTCCGCCCTCGCCGCCTTCACCGCCGCCTGGGAGGCCCACGGCACGCCGCCGCGGCTGGCCGAATTCCTACCGCTCGGCCCGCAGGTGCGGCGGCTGGCGCTGATCGAACTGATCAAGGTGGATCTGGAGTACCGCTGGATCCGCTACGACTTTCCCAAGCGGCTGGCCGACTATCGCGCCGAGTTCGACGAATTGCGTTCCGGCCCACTGCCACCCGATCTGGCGTACGAGGAGTTCCACGCGCTGCGCCGCTCCGGCGCGGCCGTCCACGCGGTCGATGTGAGCGGTTATCCGACGGAGGCCGCCGCGACTGCGTGGGCCGCCACCGAATGGGGCACCGCCGCCGCCGACTGGGCCGACCGCGACTACCGCAGCACCCTGATCGCGCGCCCGCGGGCGCAGCACGCGCTCGAGGGCATCGAGGTCGGTGATCGCCTCGACGATTTCGATCTCCTGGTGGAACTGGGCGCCGGAGCCTTCGCCCGGGTCTTCCTGGCCCGGCAGCGCTCCATGCAACGCCTGGTGGCGGTGAAGATCTCGCAGAATCACGGCACCGAATCCGAGACCCTGGCCCAGCTCGACCACGAGCACATCGTGCGCGTCTTCGACCAGCGGCTGCTGGCCGAACAGGAGCTGAAACTGCTGTACATGCAGTATCTTCCGGGCGGCACGCTGGCGAAGGTGCTGGCGCTGGCGCGTTCTCGCGAACCGGATCGGCGCGACGGCGGACTGCTGCTGGAAGCGGTCGACGCGGCCATGCGCGACAAGGGCGGACTGGTGGCGGGGGAGTCGCCGACCCGGACCGCCATGCCCGAGCGCAGCTGGCCGGAGACGGTCGCGTGGCTGGGCGCCCGGCTGGCCCGCGCCCTCGACTACGCCGCGAACAACGGTGTGCTGCACCGCGACATCAAGCCCGCCAATGTCCTGCTGACGGCCGACGGCAGCCCGAAGCTGGCCGACTTCAACATCAGTTTCAGCCTGCACGTGGCCGGGACCAGCCCGCTGGCCTACTTCGGCGGCTCGCTGGCCTACATGTCGCCCGAGCAGCTCGCCGCCTGTCATCCCCAATTGCCGCAGAGCGCAGAGGAACTCGACGGCCGCAGCGATATCTACGCACTCGGCGTGGTGCTGTGGGAGCTGCTCACCGGCGCCCGCCCCTTCGACGACGAGACCCGCGCGGGCGATTCGGAGTCCTCGCTCGAACGCATGCTGCGGTTGCGCCGCCACGAGATCGACCCCCGCCACCTCGCCGAACTTCCGCCCGACTGCCCGCCCACGCTGCGCCGGGTGTTGCTGAAATGCCTTGCCCCCGAACGCGACGACCGCTGGGCCACCGGTGCGGCGCTGGCCCAGCAGCTGGAGCTGTGCCTGGATCAGCGCGCCCGCGATCTGGTCGATCCGCCGGCCCACAGCTGGCGCGCCCGGGTCGGCCCGTGGTCGCTGGTCGCCCTGATCACGCTGGCCAGCCTGGTCGGCGACGTGCTGGGCATGGCGTATGTCAACCTGCACAACCACGGCCTGTGGGCGCTGTGGTTCTCACCGCAGGAACGCCTGCGGCTCCAGGTGGTCGGGAATCTGCTGGCCCTGACCGCCACACCGGCGGCCATCGTGGTCACCAACTATCTGTGCCGGCGCGCGTTCATCGTGTGGCGCGGGCTGCGGCGCGGCCGCGCCTACGACACCGAGACGTTGTCGCGCGCGCGCCGTGACACGCTCGTCGACGGCGACCGGGTGGCGCTGCTGGCGTTCTGCTGGTGGGTGCTGGCGGCCGCGGTCTCGTCCATCGCGCTGGTCGTCTACACCGGCCTGCCGCCCGGCCGCATCGTGAATCTGATAGCGACCCAGCTGGTCTCGGGTGCGATCTCGGTGGCCTACCCGTTCTTCGTGGTCACCTTCTTCGTGGTGCGCTGCTTCTATCCGCGCCTGCTCACCCACGGCGAGACCGCCGCGGACCGCGACGCCCTGCGCGCCCTGAGCCGCCGCTGCACCCGCTATCTCGCGGTGGCCGTGGCGATTCCCCTCATCGGCGTCATCGCCAGCCTGATCTTCCTGAACGCCCAAGAGGTTTCGCTGGTCCTGATCCCCCTCTACGCCCTGTGCGTGGCGGGCGTACTCGGCTTCCTCGCCGACTACTGGCTCTTCCGCCAAACCGAGGCCGACCTGCGCGCCTTCGAACGCGCGGTCTCGTAA
- a CDS encoding RNA-binding S4 domain-containing protein, protein MSDPVDVPIEDDVIRLGQFLKLANLIDSGSEAKMVIAQGLVRVNDEVELRRGRQLHAGDVVALAGHKVRVTSG, encoded by the coding sequence ATGTCGGATCCAGTCGATGTCCCGATCGAGGACGATGTCATTCGACTCGGCCAGTTCCTGAAGCTGGCGAACCTCATCGATTCCGGTTCGGAAGCCAAAATGGTGATCGCCCAGGGCCTGGTACGTGTCAACGACGAGGTGGAGCTGCGCCGCGGGCGGCAGCTACACGCCGGGGATGTGGTGGCGTTGGCCGGGCACAAGGTCCGGGTCACCAGCGGCTGA
- the htpG gene encoding molecular chaperone HtpG has protein sequence MTEHIEHLEFQAETHQLLELMIHSVYSNKDTFLRELVSNASDALDKLRLETFRDKDLHADTSDLHIELEVDRDARVLTVRDNGIGMSRAEVVDLIGTLAKSGTAALRKQLLEAKAGDQQAEELIGQFGIGFYSTFMVADKVTLVTRKAGETTGTRWESEAGSPTYTIEELAEAPQGTSVSLHLKPSDDEDHLFDYTQEWKLREIVKKYSDFIAWPIRMDVERTVMEGEGEDKTEKTLVETQTLNSQKALWTRPRSEVSDEEYKEFYKHVSHAWDDPLEIIPMKAEGTFEYQALLFIPSHAPFDLFTREHKRGVQLYVRRVFIMDNCEELMPEYLRFVKGVVDAQDLSLNVSREILQQDRQIQMIRKRLVKKVLSTVKDLRGAEDKTKYWEFWKEFGRVLKEGLLSDPDNRETILAVSAFASTHSDSEQTSLAEYVERMPESQSAIYYMTGESRQQIENSPHIEAFQAKGIEVLVLTDPVDEMWVGSVTEFEGKPIVSIAKGEVDLESEDEKKESEALREQQEKDFAEVLTWLQQTLDADVKEVRLTNRLTTSPACIVGDVFDFTPMLERMYRASGQELPHSKRILELNPAHPLVTGLRDAFGKVSGEADKPAELTETAELLYGTAVLAEGGELKDPAHFARILAERLTRTL, from the coding sequence GTGACCGAACACATCGAACACCTGGAGTTTCAGGCCGAGACCCATCAGCTGCTGGAGCTGATGATTCACTCGGTGTATTCGAACAAGGACACCTTCCTGCGGGAGCTGGTCTCCAATGCCTCCGATGCGCTGGACAAGCTACGGCTGGAGACCTTCCGCGACAAGGACCTGCACGCCGACACCTCCGATCTGCACATCGAGCTCGAGGTCGATCGCGACGCGCGCGTACTGACGGTGCGCGACAACGGCATCGGCATGTCGCGGGCCGAGGTGGTGGATCTGATCGGCACGCTGGCCAAGTCGGGCACCGCGGCGCTGCGCAAGCAGCTGCTCGAGGCGAAAGCGGGCGACCAGCAGGCCGAGGAGCTGATCGGCCAGTTCGGCATCGGCTTCTACTCGACCTTCATGGTGGCCGACAAGGTCACCCTGGTGACCCGCAAGGCGGGCGAGACCACCGGCACCCGTTGGGAATCCGAGGCCGGCTCGCCCACCTACACCATCGAGGAGCTGGCCGAGGCCCCGCAGGGCACCTCGGTGTCGCTGCACCTGAAGCCGTCCGACGACGAGGATCACCTTTTCGACTACACGCAGGAGTGGAAGCTCCGCGAGATCGTCAAGAAGTACTCGGATTTCATCGCCTGGCCCATCCGCATGGATGTCGAGCGCACCGTCATGGAGGGCGAGGGCGAGGACAAGACCGAGAAGACCCTGGTCGAGACGCAGACCCTCAACTCCCAGAAGGCGTTGTGGACCCGCCCGCGCAGCGAGGTCTCCGACGAGGAGTACAAGGAGTTCTACAAGCACGTCTCGCACGCCTGGGACGATCCGCTCGAGATCATCCCGATGAAGGCCGAGGGCACCTTCGAATACCAGGCGCTGCTGTTCATTCCGTCGCACGCGCCGTTCGACCTGTTCACCCGCGAGCACAAGCGCGGCGTACAGCTGTATGTGCGCCGGGTGTTCATCATGGACAACTGCGAAGAGCTGATGCCGGAGTATCTGCGCTTCGTCAAGGGCGTGGTGGACGCGCAGGACCTGTCGCTCAACGTCTCTCGCGAGATCCTGCAGCAGGACCGGCAGATCCAGATGATCCGCAAGCGGCTGGTCAAGAAGGTGCTCTCCACCGTCAAGGACCTGCGCGGCGCCGAGGACAAGACCAAGTACTGGGAGTTCTGGAAGGAATTCGGCCGCGTCCTCAAGGAGGGCCTGCTGTCGGATCCCGACAACCGCGAAACCATCCTGGCGGTCTCGGCGTTCGCGTCCACGCATTCGGACTCCGAGCAGACCTCGCTGGCCGAGTACGTCGAGCGCATGCCGGAATCGCAGTCGGCCATCTACTACATGACCGGCGAGTCCCGGCAGCAGATCGAGAACTCCCCGCACATCGAGGCGTTCCAGGCCAAGGGCATCGAGGTGCTGGTGCTGACCGACCCGGTCGACGAGATGTGGGTCGGCTCGGTCACCGAGTTCGAGGGCAAGCCGATCGTGTCCATCGCCAAGGGCGAGGTCGATCTGGAGTCCGAGGACGAGAAGAAGGAGTCCGAGGCCCTGCGCGAACAGCAGGAGAAGGACTTCGCCGAGGTGCTGACCTGGCTGCAGCAGACCCTCGACGCGGACGTGAAGGAGGTGCGCCTGACCAACCGGCTCACCACCTCCCCGGCCTGCATCGTGGGTGATGTGTTCGATTTCACTCCGATGCTCGAGCGCATGTACCGGGCCTCCGGTCAGGAGCTTCCGCACAGCAAGCGCATCCTGGAGTTGAACCCGGCACATCCGCTGGTCACGGGTCTGCGCGACGCGTTCGGGAAAGTTTCCGGCGAGGCCGACAAGCCGGCGGAGCTGACCGAGACCGCCGAATTGCTCTACGGCACCGCCGTTCTGGCCGAGGGCGGCGAGCTGAAGGATCCGGCGCACTTCGCCCGCATCCTCGCCGAGCGTCTCACTCGCACTCTCTGA
- a CDS encoding YcnI family protein, translating to MHTSVSRALVTTVAGSGLLLLGAGVASAHVVVDAPGASQGGYAVATFRVPDESDTASTTKLTVALPNLKSARPEPIAGWTPTVEKNAQAEITSVTWTANPGNPGVAPGQFQRFALSVGPLPKQEKVSFNATQTYSDGKVVEWNQPMNADGSEPEHPAPSLTLAKSTGGDDDAPAATAADDKGDKGTDNTARWLGGIGLALGALGAALGLGSVLRGRRS from the coding sequence ATGCACACCTCCGTTTCGCGTGCCCTCGTCACGACCGTGGCCGGCTCCGGCCTGCTGCTGCTGGGCGCGGGCGTCGCCTCCGCCCACGTCGTGGTCGACGCCCCCGGCGCCAGCCAGGGCGGCTACGCCGTCGCCACCTTCCGGGTGCCGGACGAGTCCGACACCGCCTCGACCACCAAACTCACGGTGGCGCTGCCGAATCTGAAGAGCGCCCGCCCCGAGCCGATCGCCGGCTGGACGCCCACCGTCGAGAAGAACGCGCAGGCCGAGATCACCTCCGTCACCTGGACCGCCAACCCGGGCAACCCGGGCGTGGCGCCCGGCCAGTTCCAGCGGTTCGCGCTGTCGGTCGGCCCGCTGCCCAAGCAGGAGAAGGTGAGCTTCAACGCCACCCAGACCTACAGCGACGGCAAGGTCGTCGAATGGAATCAGCCGATGAACGCCGACGGCAGCGAGCCAGAGCACCCGGCGCCCAGCCTGACCCTGGCCAAGAGCACCGGCGGCGATGACGACGCGCCGGCCGCCACCGCCGCGGACGACAAGGGCGACAAGGGCACCGACAACACCGCCCGCTGGCTCGGCGGCATCGGCCTGGCGCTGGGCGCGCTGGGTGCGGCCCTCGGCCTCGGCAGTGTGCTGCGGGGACGACGGTCGTGA
- a CDS encoding TM0106 family RecB-like putative nuclease, which produces MYSGIGDHGERAAFLDARSLIGCRHRLHLDAEHPGVLTGVAEDAGVQQRREAAAAHRLQVRDTLVGAAPERWTVIDPKQPAQQRAADTMAAMAAGAERIWGGLLPQEPDTGRRGGCEILWRDGDRGGYIPIIVVNHKVTDPRQPDPADYHPTTSDLYAWNPQPDRHVRTRPQPRDQQRLAHLYRMLQRHGLASPALVGGAIGYHFDRVLVHDLGPILDDYDLRYADRIAVVRGELPTVPSKVPECRQCPWWTRAPRDGDRSCAQWLAEHRDVSLVAPGSRAEVLRRHGVETIDDLAAWSGDDPDDWQYEPFTETVVTARAWATGAPLVRRVEQVRVTRADVEVDVDLESFQEHGAYLWGTLLDGVYRPFVTWDPLPTEDEGRSFAEFWTWLMRVRAQAAADGKTFAAYCYSRTAEDKWLYESARRFAGRPGIPTEREVQRFVDGPQWVDMFQAVSEQFICPNGKGLKKIAPVAGFHWRDAEAGGEASMAWYRLAVGYDGGEPELSQRTRILEYNEDDVQATKVLRDWMTDRADTEVPGIADFGRRNIAS; this is translated from the coding sequence GTGTATTCGGGCATCGGTGACCATGGTGAGCGCGCGGCGTTTCTCGACGCGCGTTCGCTGATCGGCTGTCGGCACCGGTTGCATCTGGACGCTGAACATCCGGGCGTATTGACCGGTGTGGCCGAAGATGCCGGTGTGCAGCAGCGGCGGGAAGCCGCCGCCGCGCATCGACTTCAGGTGCGGGACACGCTGGTTGGGGCCGCGCCCGAACGCTGGACGGTCATCGATCCCAAGCAGCCCGCGCAGCAGCGGGCCGCGGACACCATGGCCGCCATGGCCGCGGGCGCGGAACGCATCTGGGGCGGCCTGCTGCCGCAGGAACCCGACACCGGCCGTCGCGGCGGCTGCGAAATCCTGTGGCGCGACGGCGATCGCGGCGGCTACATCCCGATCATCGTCGTGAACCACAAGGTGACCGACCCCCGCCAGCCCGACCCGGCCGACTACCACCCCACCACCAGTGACCTCTACGCCTGGAATCCCCAGCCGGACAGGCACGTCCGCACCCGCCCGCAACCACGCGATCAGCAGCGCCTGGCGCACCTGTACCGCATGCTGCAGCGGCACGGCCTGGCCAGCCCGGCCCTGGTGGGCGGTGCGATCGGCTACCACTTCGACCGCGTCCTGGTGCACGATCTGGGCCCGATCCTCGACGACTACGACCTCCGCTACGCCGACCGCATCGCGGTGGTGCGCGGCGAATTGCCCACCGTCCCATCCAAAGTCCCCGAATGCCGGCAGTGCCCGTGGTGGACGCGCGCCCCGCGCGACGGCGACCGCAGCTGTGCGCAGTGGCTGGCCGAGCATCGCGACGTGAGCCTGGTGGCGCCGGGTTCGCGCGCGGAGGTGCTGCGCCGCCACGGCGTCGAGACCATCGACGATCTGGCCGCCTGGAGCGGTGACGATCCCGACGACTGGCAGTACGAGCCGTTCACCGAGACGGTGGTCACCGCCCGCGCCTGGGCCACCGGCGCCCCCCTGGTCCGCCGCGTCGAGCAGGTCCGGGTGACCCGCGCCGACGTCGAGGTGGACGTGGATCTGGAGAGCTTCCAGGAGCACGGCGCCTACCTCTGGGGCACCCTGCTCGACGGCGTGTACCGCCCGTTCGTCACCTGGGATCCGCTGCCCACCGAGGACGAGGGCCGCTCCTTCGCGGAGTTCTGGACCTGGCTGATGCGGGTGCGCGCCCAGGCCGCGGCGGACGGGAAAACGTTTGCCGCCTACTGTTATTCGCGCACCGCCGAGGACAAGTGGCTCTACGAGTCGGCTCGCCGTTTCGCGGGCCGCCCCGGCATCCCCACCGAGCGCGAGGTGCAGCGGTTCGTGGACGGCCCGCAGTGGGTGGACATGTTCCAGGCGGTATCGGAGCAGTTCATCTGCCCGAACGGCAAGGGCCTCAAGAAGATCGCCCCGGTCGCCGGATTCCACTGGCGCGACGCCGAAGCCGGGGGTGAGGCGTCCATGGCCTGGTACCGGCTGGCGGTCGGCTACGACGGCGGCGAACCGGAGCTGTCGCAGCGCACCCGCATCCTCGAGTACAACGAGGACGACGTGCAGGCGACGAAGGTGCTGCGGGACTGGATGACCGATCGCGCGGACACGGAGGTTCCCGGCATCGCCGACTTCGGCCGTCGTAATATCGCGTCGTGA